The following proteins are encoded in a genomic region of Vibrio spartinae:
- a CDS encoding portal protein, with translation MTVQLKTKAVDHMKVLDLMSDIDGQPDWRSKAKVAHAYYDGDQLPANVVAVLKERNQPETMHNLIAPTVDGVLGMEAKTRTDLMVIADDPDEEMELLAEAVNAEFSDACRLGRMDKARSDAYANQIKCGIGFVEVYRNPNPFGPRYKIKNVPRDEIYWDWFSVESDWSDCRWVMRQRWIDVDELISMVPNKATVIEYAANNWQGFVDTTLVDGYDPDLLSAWEEHNSWTREQTEYLSQNRKRIKLQIIYIRKFERMPVLRFSNGRVIEYRKDFIPHQVALALGKAQLENAQVSRIYESWFAGPHHLGSRECQAPNGMFPIVPFFGYRKDSNGEPYGLVARAIPAQNEVNFRRIKLTWLLQAKRVVADEDATNMSRTKILEEVEKADGYIELNPDRRNKKTISEAFQVQQDFNIAAQQFNVMQESMKLIQDTMGIYSAFLGQESGADSGVAIANLVEQGATTLAEINDNYRFGCQLVGELLLGYILEDMKSHKDRTIVIHRDDRHKRKTVMINQMTEEGLTNDITRLRAHIALAPIQQTTAYKAQLADRMMQLTVQLPPQVQVAVIDLVAELSDIPNKPEFMERVRGALNIPKDPDDMTPEEKQAQSAKQQQEQMQMELAMRELKAKVEKLEAEAVKIQAGAQKEQISADSQRYDNAKTQAETAKILKEMERLTQEIYSVQGQFEQSLQEQIDSISL, from the coding sequence ATGACCGTTCAACTGAAAACTAAAGCAGTCGATCACATGAAGGTGCTCGATTTAATGTCCGATATTGATGGACAGCCGGACTGGCGTTCGAAAGCAAAGGTTGCTCATGCATATTACGACGGCGACCAGCTACCGGCCAACGTTGTCGCAGTCCTCAAAGAGCGCAATCAGCCGGAGACAATGCACAATCTGATTGCGCCGACTGTAGACGGTGTACTCGGCATGGAAGCCAAGACCAGAACCGATTTGATGGTGATTGCCGATGACCCCGATGAAGAGATGGAACTGTTGGCCGAGGCTGTTAACGCTGAATTTTCTGATGCCTGCCGACTGGGGCGAATGGATAAAGCGCGCTCGGATGCGTATGCCAATCAGATTAAATGTGGCATTGGGTTCGTGGAAGTTTATCGCAATCCAAATCCATTCGGACCACGCTATAAAATCAAAAATGTGCCACGGGATGAAATCTACTGGGACTGGTTTTCTGTTGAATCAGACTGGTCAGATTGTCGATGGGTGATGCGCCAGCGCTGGATTGATGTTGATGAACTGATATCCATGGTGCCGAATAAAGCCACCGTGATTGAGTATGCAGCAAACAACTGGCAGGGGTTTGTAGATACCACTCTGGTTGACGGATACGACCCGGATTTGCTTAGTGCATGGGAGGAGCACAATAGTTGGACTCGTGAACAAACAGAATATCTCAGCCAGAACCGTAAACGGATAAAGTTGCAAATCATCTACATCCGTAAATTTGAGCGGATGCCGGTGCTGCGTTTTTCAAACGGGCGGGTGATTGAATACCGGAAAGATTTTATTCCGCACCAAGTTGCGCTCGCACTGGGTAAGGCGCAGCTAGAAAACGCTCAGGTGAGCCGGATTTATGAAAGCTGGTTCGCCGGTCCTCATCATCTGGGAAGCCGGGAGTGTCAGGCACCCAATGGGATGTTTCCGATTGTGCCGTTTTTTGGCTATCGCAAAGATTCAAACGGTGAGCCCTATGGTCTGGTGGCGCGGGCTATTCCGGCGCAGAACGAAGTGAATTTCAGGCGGATTAAACTGACATGGCTGCTTCAGGCAAAACGGGTGGTTGCTGATGAAGATGCGACCAATATGAGCCGCACCAAAATCCTTGAAGAGGTTGAAAAGGCCGATGGTTATATTGAGCTGAATCCTGACCGGCGAAACAAGAAAACCATTTCAGAGGCCTTCCAAGTCCAGCAAGATTTCAATATCGCGGCACAGCAGTTTAATGTCATGCAGGAGTCGATGAAGTTAATCCAAGATACCATGGGGATTTATTCAGCGTTTCTGGGGCAGGAAAGTGGCGCAGATTCCGGGGTGGCGATTGCTAATCTTGTCGAGCAGGGGGCAACGACACTGGCTGAAATTAATGATAACTATCGGTTTGGTTGTCAGCTCGTCGGAGAGTTACTACTGGGTTACATTCTTGAAGATATGAAATCTCACAAAGACAGAACAATTGTGATCCACCGGGACGACAGACACAAACGCAAGACCGTCATGATTAATCAGATGACAGAAGAAGGGCTGACGAACGATATTACCCGGCTGAGAGCGCATATTGCGCTGGCTCCGATCCAGCAGACAACTGCATACAAGGCTCAGTTAGCTGACCGGATGATGCAGTTAACCGTTCAACTCCCACCACAGGTACAGGTTGCGGTGATTGACCTAGTGGCTGAACTCTCCGACATTCCGAATAAACCGGAATTTATGGAACGAGTTCGCGGCGCGCTCAATATTCCCAAAGACCCCGATGATATGACCCCGGAAGAAAAGCAGGCTCAGTCTGCCAAGCAGCAACAGGAGCAGATGCAGATGGAATTGGCTATGCGGGAACTGAAAGCCAAAGTTGAGAAGTTGGAAGCCGAAGCTGTGAAGATTCAGGCCGGAGCCCAGAAAGAACAAATATCGGCAGATAGCCAGCGGTATGACAATGCCAAGACTCAGGCTGAGACAGCGAAAATCCTGAAAGAGATGGAGCGGTTAACGCAGGAGATTTATTCGGTCCAAGGGCAGTTTGAGCAAAGTTTACAAGAGCAGATTGATAGTATTAGCTTATAG
- a CDS encoding terminase, with product MIENERGELVRFRLRPAQKSLFQVMWYLNIILKARQLGFSTAIDIYLLDEALFNNNLKCGIIAQDRQAAGEIFRTKIEIPFDNLPLWLKSRFRIKSRRSGTTGGAIFFEHDSSIQVATSFRSGTVQRLHISEHGKICAKYPEKAKEVRTGTLNAIHSECIAFIESTAEGVGGDYYTMTMKALETAQSDSELSLLDWKFHFFAWWQDPKYRAPVPVSGVVMSKAQREYFDAVEKAMNCTIDDAQRQWYVLKEAEQGAQMKQEFPSTPLEAFLVSGRRVFDATHVMSAEGDCEAPLVVYDIEPVTGKRTKADKPNRLDEQGQISLMNMLLVWELPDEDEEYAIGVDIAEGLEHGDRSSIDVIRQSTGEQVAHWYGYVDVELLAYLVKHIATWFNMAFVGPERNNHGHAFILKLKDIYPASRIYAEQYIDREDEDETRKLGWLTTKHSKPILTESIKPLLANRQSGIRWIGTISEMNTYVYDKRGSMNAQESCFDDQLMSYLIAQEMRVRMPVRPKKKDTPREPTHWMTK from the coding sequence ATGATTGAAAACGAACGGGGTGAACTCGTTCGTTTTCGTTTGAGGCCAGCACAGAAATCGTTGTTTCAAGTGATGTGGTACCTGAACATCATTTTAAAAGCACGTCAGCTTGGATTTTCTACTGCTATTGATATCTACTTGCTTGATGAAGCCCTGTTTAACAACAACCTTAAGTGCGGAATTATTGCCCAAGACCGGCAGGCCGCCGGGGAGATATTCAGAACCAAGATAGAAATACCGTTTGATAATTTGCCCCTGTGGCTGAAAAGCCGCTTCAGAATCAAGTCGCGTCGCTCCGGTACCACCGGCGGCGCGATTTTTTTTGAGCACGATTCGAGTATACAAGTTGCAACTTCATTCCGCTCCGGGACTGTCCAGCGCCTGCATATCTCCGAGCACGGGAAAATCTGTGCGAAATATCCAGAGAAAGCAAAGGAAGTTCGTACGGGAACGCTCAATGCGATTCATTCCGAATGTATCGCGTTTATCGAATCTACTGCTGAAGGTGTCGGCGGGGATTACTACACCATGACCATGAAGGCGCTGGAGACGGCTCAATCCGACAGCGAGTTAAGTTTGCTGGACTGGAAATTCCATTTTTTCGCGTGGTGGCAAGACCCGAAATACCGCGCTCCGGTTCCGGTAAGTGGTGTGGTGATGAGCAAAGCGCAGCGGGAATATTTCGATGCTGTTGAAAAAGCCATGAACTGCACCATCGATGATGCGCAGCGGCAATGGTATGTGCTCAAAGAGGCCGAGCAGGGCGCACAAATGAAACAGGAGTTTCCGTCAACGCCATTAGAAGCGTTTCTGGTATCCGGTCGCCGGGTATTTGATGCAACCCATGTGATGAGTGCTGAGGGAGATTGTGAAGCGCCGCTGGTTGTTTACGACATTGAGCCCGTGACCGGCAAGCGCACTAAAGCCGATAAACCAAACCGACTTGATGAGCAGGGGCAGATTTCATTGATGAACATGTTACTGGTCTGGGAACTGCCGGATGAAGACGAAGAGTACGCCATTGGTGTCGATATTGCCGAAGGTCTGGAGCATGGCGACCGCTCCAGTATTGATGTTATCAGGCAATCCACAGGCGAGCAGGTCGCGCACTGGTACGGTTATGTTGATGTCGAACTGTTGGCATATCTGGTCAAACACATCGCGACATGGTTCAACATGGCATTCGTCGGTCCGGAGCGTAACAACCACGGCCATGCATTTATCCTCAAACTCAAAGACATTTACCCAGCCAGTCGAATCTACGCAGAGCAGTACATTGACCGGGAAGATGAAGACGAAACACGGAAACTTGGCTGGCTCACAACAAAGCACAGTAAACCGATTCTCACAGAAAGCATAAAACCTCTTTTAGCGAACCGACAGTCCGGTATTCGATGGATTGGCACCATCAGCGAAATGAACACGTATGTCTACGACAAGCGCGGCAGCATGAATGCCCAAGAAAGCTGTTTCGATGACCAGCTCATGAGCTACCTAATTGCTCAGGAAATGCGTGTCCGGATGCCAGTCAGACCGAAGAAGAAAGACACCCCAAGAGAACCCACTCACTGGATGACAAAATGA
- a CDS encoding polysaccharide deacetylase family protein, producing MYNIRKLTGNMTAIEVANVLKGVHESGLSAEQITAALFGREDRSLVSIRGDSEYGKTVRAVMPDGMDAEQFRWYLDGIRDENTTEDTYIIGQNALGKTLTVEAVNVRLLGGALIGNSLSVPVAVDTFDSLELWSVPSKSTLTLAQSGDDGVSATDKPAGIRLKGDGTSYPGVRTQKILSQVIDGDELGVVVVGIEKKIPVMNINLVAQFGIDDDYVGFYLDTEAAPWGVDYLSYGKDTVINKTIWEAYHASENAELAALTGIDNVQVRIFNTHAPYAADVVLNGWYHTAKGKGTVVMGFDDGEDTIRTIAAPYMAQYGFKGTAYIPTEVIGISDSLNWEQVRALKDSYDWDIALDGLPDDSDMTAQPSVADAVAYCMKGQADLKARGLLSDAANFICYPFGNHYNADMARAQIATMTADGSTTVTFDSAYVVKDGWQIFGGNVADNTVIVSGGDTDGAGVTTVELSQPVPEGELPALAVDITDAFYFDKLPQALREAGIKSGRITGGGFMYTRFGFGGREMTIPGQGWSGATLNEAIGWIDTCVLRGTSMESYMHHIMPDPEGWTPDTPNEGINVYESFFTGFIDRLAYHSEQGNLDVLRKTEWYHRDINATAP from the coding sequence ATGTATAACATCAGAAAATTGACCGGAAATATGACCGCAATCGAGGTTGCCAATGTCCTGAAAGGGGTTCATGAAAGTGGCTTGAGTGCTGAGCAAATCACAGCAGCGCTTTTTGGTCGTGAGGATCGCTCCCTTGTTTCCATCCGTGGGGATTCAGAATACGGGAAGACCGTCAGGGCAGTCATGCCCGATGGGATGGATGCCGAGCAGTTCCGGTGGTATCTCGATGGTATCCGGGATGAAAACACGACCGAGGATACCTATATCATTGGTCAGAATGCATTGGGTAAAACACTTACGGTTGAGGCCGTGAACGTCCGTCTACTTGGCGGGGCTTTGATTGGAAACAGTCTGTCCGTTCCGGTTGCAGTTGATACTTTCGACAGCCTTGAGCTTTGGTCTGTTCCGAGTAAATCCACATTGACACTGGCTCAGTCCGGTGATGACGGCGTGAGTGCCACGGATAAGCCTGCCGGGATACGGCTGAAAGGGGACGGAACCAGTTATCCGGGAGTCCGCACTCAGAAAATACTCTCTCAAGTTATCGATGGTGATGAACTGGGGGTTGTCGTCGTGGGTATCGAGAAGAAAATTCCGGTCATGAATATCAATCTGGTGGCTCAGTTCGGGATTGATGATGATTATGTCGGGTTCTATCTCGATACGGAGGCCGCGCCATGGGGGGTGGATTACCTGTCTTATGGCAAAGATACGGTCATCAACAAAACCATCTGGGAAGCCTACCACGCCAGTGAGAATGCTGAACTGGCAGCCCTGACAGGGATTGATAATGTTCAGGTGCGGATTTTCAATACCCACGCACCGTATGCGGCTGATGTGGTTCTCAATGGCTGGTATCACACCGCAAAAGGAAAAGGCACCGTGGTGATGGGCTTTGATGACGGGGAAGATACTATTCGCACCATTGCCGCGCCGTATATGGCTCAGTATGGCTTTAAGGGGACGGCATATATTCCGACGGAGGTCATTGGTATTTCAGACTCACTGAACTGGGAGCAAGTTCGGGCGCTGAAAGATAGCTATGACTGGGATATTGCGCTCGATGGTCTGCCTGATGATTCCGATATGACCGCACAGCCAAGCGTGGCGGATGCGGTTGCTTACTGCATGAAAGGACAGGCTGACTTGAAAGCTCGGGGATTGCTAAGTGATGCGGCAAATTTCATCTGTTATCCGTTCGGAAATCATTACAACGCTGATATGGCAAGAGCCCAGATTGCAACGATGACTGCCGACGGTTCAACCACCGTGACTTTTGATTCTGCCTATGTTGTCAAAGACGGCTGGCAAATCTTTGGGGGCAATGTGGCGGATAACACAGTGATTGTCTCCGGTGGTGATACAGACGGTGCCGGGGTGACAACGGTCGAGCTGAGTCAGCCGGTTCCGGAAGGCGAATTACCGGCACTGGCTGTTGATATCACCGATGCATTTTATTTCGATAAGTTGCCACAAGCACTACGCGAAGCGGGGATTAAATCAGGACGGATTACCGGCGGCGGTTTCATGTATACCCGGTTTGGTTTCGGTGGCCGTGAAATGACGATACCGGGACAGGGCTGGTCTGGTGCGACGCTCAATGAGGCAATCGGGTGGATTGATACCTGTGTGCTACGCGGAACATCCATGGAAAGTTACATGCACCACATTATGCCTGACCCGGAAGGCTGGACTCCGGATACACCCAATGAAGGCATCAACGTCTATGAGTCGTTTTTCACAGGATTCATTGACCGGTTAGCCTACCACAGCGAGCAGGGCAATCTGGACGTGCTGCGAAAAACAGAGTGGTATCATCGGGATATCAACGCGACAGCGCCTTAG
- the lysC gene encoding Rz1-like lysis system protein LysC, with product MIQTQSILPPEGLIVPCYKPTINGTWPAVVTEDIPRLKSALAECAAQADEYLKWRIPESPQQ from the coding sequence GTGATTCAGACACAATCGATCTTACCGCCGGAAGGGCTGATTGTTCCCTGTTATAAACCCACTATTAACGGCACATGGCCAGCCGTTGTGACTGAAGATATTCCCCGTCTTAAAAGTGCGCTGGCTGAATGTGCCGCTCAGGCTGATGAGTATCTGAAATGGAGGATACCAGAAAGTCCTCAGCAGTGA
- a CDS encoding lysozyme — protein sequence MRYNRLLGPVLFGAIAVTGAFEGVRNLSYQDAGGVWTICHGETAGVTQNQSYTDEQCAMMLASSLSYHNEPLESLNYQLPPNVHIAALDFSYNLGTNALRRSTLYKKLQAHNIDGACREFNRWVYVAGKDCRKDGSNCSGIVTRREIETQLCTGQLPVKAALVQLGHLKSDSEIIHAIRH from the coding sequence ATGAGATATAACCGACTGCTCGGGCCGGTTCTGTTCGGTGCCATTGCGGTGACAGGGGCATTTGAAGGGGTGAGAAACCTGTCCTATCAGGATGCTGGTGGTGTCTGGACTATCTGCCATGGAGAAACTGCCGGAGTGACACAAAATCAGTCATATACCGATGAACAATGTGCCATGATGCTCGCCAGCTCTCTGAGTTACCATAATGAACCCCTAGAATCGCTGAATTACCAACTCCCCCCAAACGTTCACATTGCCGCACTTGATTTCAGCTATAACTTGGGGACAAACGCACTTCGCCGATCAACTCTGTATAAAAAGTTGCAGGCTCACAATATCGACGGTGCCTGTCGAGAGTTTAACCGATGGGTGTATGTTGCAGGAAAGGATTGTCGGAAGGACGGCAGCAACTGCTCTGGCATTGTTACTCGCAGAGAAATAGAAACTCAGCTTTGTACCGGCCAGCTTCCTGTCAAAGCAGCACTGGTGCAACTTGGTCATCTCAAATCGGATTCAGAAATCATCCATGCTATTCGTCATTAA
- a CDS encoding YobI family P-loop NTPase, whose product MNKIITSFVSWLIKGLDKTVSWLEQKNANDMQSKFVDLAPTDDADKAGIYSEALRFATNNSKISNIALTGPYGSGKSSIIQSFLKTYRRPVLHISLATFITEAETKAETVDRQEIERSILQQMLYGADANKLPLSRFKRIQSPGVGSIFKSLYILLGMFALWYVFQQREGVISGTYFKPIAFENSVNLGFFVFATAFLWWILHHFYVASFGLSLKGISLKNVEIKSACDDESSILNRHLDEIIYFFQETSYDLVIIEDLDRFDNTDIFVTLREINGLVNANSGVKRHIRFLYALRDDIFANTERTKFFEFIIPVIPIINSSNSIDMVLKVGARLALNEGLDRQFLREVSRYLNDLRLIQNIFNEYSIYVDNLKTDGEYLLDANKLLAVLIYKNVYPRDFEKLHRGEGTLAAILNFQDELISHGEKKFRAEITSLEKQLDIAECQTPADLKELRQIYAMALIEMLPSRTISVGIEQNNQVATAQLTGFGKFEELIEARYIYSRNTNGHNSRLDVSALQANVDQHKTYLQRKEEIEHKAEENKTKTLRAIRDLRPKVAGLRTAKFHEQLRLNGDHLQEFFEEFGQNGELARFLLLEGYLDDTYYQYTSLFHSGRLSPNDNKFLIKIRAFITPEPDFPIDNPNEVIAAMRDEDFGQSYVLNISLVDTLLSAQHRYQSQLERLWGYIMEEFSNCEDFFMAYYSSGSDVPKLLQQLANVWSDFVLTVLSSPNNLGHVVQLVGGLTERLLKSISRDFEEFPVFVSDNLSDILISSLELDPERLVCLNFDVKDFEAIKGHFDIVNSMFEEGLFDLTLANIEFAYQSILGEEDITPLHTRNFTAIRATNSTVLIDRIESNFGDYLRNILLAIQTNTEEETSAILEVVRREEIDLNTIQEFLEQQTQQLPTLEDVPDRLHSMLFSLTMIVPNWENCLFFMASEGFEAQSLVEYLDRDVVRSAILKQAVPSDSDSKSIRSFLLNANSLSDVSYKEYVRALPKSFTHFPEGIEPTKLIILIQEAKIEFCTDTLNALNERELQVLFAANNIDTFLAGPEDFSLEDDFLEELLESDISQKNKIKVVELMDLHSLVDLPERSALVGSIIVNSDTNLPNIDGDITSALIKNSSPIATQISLFNKYHSHLSNNEVRDVLASLPKPYSEITRGYHTPRLKETPENQALVSWLDSREIISSWKISDIFKEIKVNLYRS is encoded by the coding sequence ATGAATAAAATAATTACCTCATTTGTAAGTTGGCTCATCAAGGGGCTTGATAAGACAGTGTCTTGGTTGGAACAAAAAAACGCCAACGATATGCAATCGAAGTTCGTAGATCTAGCTCCGACAGATGACGCGGATAAAGCAGGCATCTACTCAGAAGCGTTACGATTTGCAACGAACAATTCTAAAATCTCAAATATAGCCCTGACGGGCCCTTATGGCTCAGGAAAGAGCAGCATTATTCAATCCTTTTTGAAGACGTATCGACGGCCAGTTCTTCATATTTCTCTCGCGACTTTCATTACCGAAGCTGAAACGAAGGCAGAAACTGTGGATCGTCAGGAGATCGAGAGGAGTATTTTACAGCAGATGCTTTACGGTGCTGATGCAAACAAACTCCCGTTATCTCGCTTTAAGAGAATTCAGTCGCCTGGTGTTGGGTCGATCTTTAAGTCACTGTACATTTTGTTGGGGATGTTCGCGCTTTGGTATGTGTTTCAGCAGCGGGAAGGAGTCATCAGTGGTACTTATTTCAAACCTATTGCGTTCGAAAACTCAGTCAATTTAGGTTTCTTTGTGTTTGCTACAGCATTCCTCTGGTGGATACTACATCACTTCTATGTCGCGAGCTTTGGTTTGTCACTCAAGGGTATTTCGCTAAAAAATGTCGAAATTAAGTCCGCATGTGATGATGAATCCTCAATACTGAATCGTCATTTAGACGAGATAATCTACTTTTTCCAGGAAACTAGTTACGATCTTGTAATCATCGAGGATCTAGACCGATTCGACAATACTGATATTTTCGTTACGTTGCGTGAAATTAACGGTCTTGTTAACGCAAATTCAGGCGTAAAACGTCATATTCGATTCCTATATGCACTACGCGATGACATATTTGCGAACACAGAGCGAACCAAGTTTTTCGAGTTTATCATTCCAGTTATTCCGATCATCAACTCATCGAACTCAATTGACATGGTCTTGAAGGTAGGAGCGAGACTTGCGCTTAACGAAGGCCTTGATCGTCAGTTTCTTAGAGAGGTATCACGTTATTTAAACGATCTACGGTTGATTCAAAACATCTTTAATGAATACAGCATTTATGTTGATAATTTGAAAACAGATGGAGAATATTTGCTCGACGCCAATAAACTCCTTGCCGTTTTGATCTACAAAAATGTTTATCCACGGGATTTCGAAAAATTACACCGAGGCGAAGGGACCCTCGCCGCAATATTGAACTTCCAAGATGAGTTAATAAGTCACGGAGAAAAAAAATTTAGAGCTGAAATTACTTCACTCGAAAAGCAACTTGATATCGCTGAATGTCAAACTCCTGCTGACTTAAAAGAGTTGCGTCAAATATATGCGATGGCTCTAATTGAGATGCTTCCATCACGCACCATTAGTGTGGGTATTGAGCAAAATAATCAAGTGGCTACTGCCCAGTTGACAGGCTTTGGAAAGTTTGAAGAGCTGATCGAGGCTCGATACATCTATTCTCGAAACACTAATGGTCATAATAGTCGCTTGGATGTTTCTGCACTCCAAGCTAATGTAGACCAGCACAAAACTTATCTTCAACGCAAAGAGGAGATAGAACATAAGGCAGAGGAAAATAAAACCAAAACTCTACGAGCAATACGAGATCTTAGACCAAAGGTTGCAGGGCTTAGAACTGCGAAATTTCATGAACAATTACGATTGAATGGCGACCATCTACAGGAGTTTTTCGAGGAGTTTGGTCAGAATGGAGAGCTCGCTCGGTTTCTGCTGTTAGAAGGTTATCTGGACGATACCTATTACCAATATACCTCACTTTTTCATTCTGGTCGATTGTCTCCCAATGACAATAAATTTCTCATTAAAATACGTGCATTTATTACGCCAGAGCCAGATTTTCCTATTGATAATCCAAACGAAGTTATTGCGGCGATGAGAGATGAGGACTTTGGACAAAGTTACGTTTTAAACATCTCGCTTGTTGACACTCTGTTGAGTGCTCAACACCGTTACCAAAGTCAATTAGAGAGGCTTTGGGGGTACATTATGGAAGAGTTTTCCAACTGCGAAGACTTCTTTATGGCTTATTACAGCAGCGGGAGTGATGTCCCAAAACTTCTCCAACAGTTGGCTAATGTCTGGAGTGATTTTGTACTGACTGTACTTTCTAGTCCAAACAACCTTGGACACGTTGTTCAGCTGGTTGGGGGATTAACTGAACGTTTGCTTAAATCTATTTCAAGAGATTTTGAAGAATTCCCCGTTTTTGTATCAGATAATCTCTCCGATATTCTGATTAGTTCGCTTGAGCTCGATCCAGAGCGGCTCGTTTGCCTCAATTTTGACGTTAAAGACTTCGAAGCAATCAAAGGCCACTTTGACATTGTGAACTCAATGTTTGAAGAGGGGCTTTTTGACCTTACGTTAGCGAACATAGAGTTCGCTTATCAATCGATATTGGGAGAGGAAGATATCACCCCATTGCATACAAGGAACTTCACGGCAATACGTGCGACGAACAGTACTGTCTTGATAGATCGAATTGAGAGTAATTTTGGCGATTACTTACGCAATATTCTTTTGGCTATCCAAACTAATACTGAAGAAGAAACATCCGCTATTTTGGAAGTAGTTCGCCGTGAAGAGATTGACCTCAATACGATCCAAGAGTTTCTTGAGCAACAGACGCAACAATTACCGACGTTAGAAGATGTGCCCGATAGATTACATTCTATGCTCTTCAGTTTAACTATGATTGTGCCAAACTGGGAAAATTGCCTTTTCTTTATGGCAAGTGAAGGTTTTGAAGCACAAAGCTTGGTTGAGTATCTCGATCGAGACGTTGTTAGATCGGCTATCCTGAAACAAGCGGTCCCCAGTGATAGTGATTCGAAGTCTATACGTTCTTTTCTTCTTAACGCGAATTCTCTTTCTGATGTTAGCTACAAAGAGTATGTGCGAGCTTTACCCAAGTCATTTACACATTTTCCAGAAGGGATTGAACCAACAAAGCTTATAATATTAATTCAGGAAGCGAAAATCGAATTTTGTACTGATACTCTAAACGCGCTCAACGAAAGAGAGTTGCAAGTATTGTTTGCGGCAAATAATATCGATACATTTCTGGCTGGGCCAGAAGACTTTTCATTAGAAGATGATTTCTTGGAAGAGCTGCTTGAGTCGGATATTTCTCAGAAAAACAAGATAAAAGTCGTCGAACTGATGGATTTACATTCGTTAGTTGATCTTCCAGAGCGTTCTGCACTTGTTGGTTCAATCATCGTCAATTCAGATACAAATCTACCAAACATTGACGGAGATATAACTAGTGCTCTGATAAAGAACTCCTCTCCGATAGCAACGCAAATTTCACTCTTCAATAAATATCACTCTCATTTGAGTAACAATGAAGTACGTGATGTATTGGCGAGTCTACCGAAGCCATATTCCGAAATAACCCGTGGTTACCATACACCAAGACTAAAAGAGACACCTGAGAATCAGGCACTGGTCTCCTGGCTTGATTCTAGGGAAATAATTTCCTCTTGGAAAATTAGCGATATATTTAAAGAAATAAAGGTGAACCTCTACAGATCTTGA